Proteins encoded in a region of the Esox lucius isolate fEsoLuc1 chromosome 9, fEsoLuc1.pri, whole genome shotgun sequence genome:
- the inab gene encoding internexin neuronal intermediate filament protein, alpha b, with amino-acid sequence MSYGSDFSTASSYRKIFGEGPRYSSSPSRMSNITSRSSGYRSQSQSRTPLPSFQQKRSYGRSYSQMPMPMENLDFAQSTVLNNEFKIIRTNEKEQMMGLNDRFAMFIEKVRNLEQHNKVLETELMTLRQRQTEPSRLADLYQQEIRELRSQLDEVSGEKSQILVERDNIEEDLQKLRGKYEDEYRLREEAEQTLKAFKKDVDDATMVRLDLEKKVESLLDEINFLRKVHEEEVAELMNMIQAAQVSVEMEVSKPDLTSALKEIRGQYESMASKNLQSAEEWYKSKFVDLNEQANRSQEAIRASREELNEFRRQLQSKTIEIESLKGTNESLERQLNEMEERHNQEIGQYQDNMAELDNDLRTTKSEMARHLREYQDLLNVKMALDIEIAAYRKLLEGEETRISTGITYSSPSFNIGSSGMRSSEVRSYGMRSSEMRSYVKTSDMSSEGDNLPLPSVGGYNQVSRSKKDQGKDQEDGPGKSGKGSSEADQKESSDTNSTNQKN; translated from the exons ATGAGCTACGGGTCTGACTTCAGTACCGCTTCTTCCTACCGGAAAATTTTCGGGGAGGGTCCCCGTTATTCCAGCTCTCCATCCAGGATGAGCAATATCACCTCACGCAGCAGTGGTTACCGGTCCCAATCTCAATCCCGGACCCCGTTGCCCTCTTTTCAACAGAAGAGATCTTATGGCCGGTCCTACTCGCAGATGCCAATGCCGATGGAGAACTTGGATTTCGCCCAGAGCACCGTGCTGAACAATGAGTTCAAAATCATCCGCACCAACGAGAAGGAGCAGATGATGGGGCTCAATGACCGCTTTGCTATGTTCATCGAAAAGGTGCGCAACTTGGAACAGCACAACAAGGTGCTCGAGACCGAGCTGATGACCCTGCGTCAGCGGCAGACCGAGCCCTCACGTTTGGCAGACCTGTATCAACAAGAGATCCGCGAGCTGCGCTCCCAGCTCGACGAGGTGAGCGGCGAGAAATCCCAGATTCTCGTTGAGCGGGACAACATCGAGGAGGACTTGCAGAAACTCCGAGGCAAATACGAGGACGAGTACCGCTTGCGCGAGGAAGCCGAGCAGACCCTTAAGGCGTTCAAGAAGGACGTGGATGACGCCACCATGGTGCGTCTGGATCTGGAGAAGAAAGTTGAATCCCTTCTTGACGAGATAAACTTCCTAAGGAAGGTGCACGAGGAGGAAGTGGCCGAACTCATGAATATGATACAAGCCGCCCAGGTGTCCGTGGAGATGGAGGTCTCCAAACCCGATCTCACCTCTGCTCTGAAGGAGATTCGAGGCCAATACGAGTCCATGGCTTCCAAGAACCTCCAGTCCGCGGAGGAGTGGTACAAGTCGAAATTTGTCGACTTGAACGAGCAGGCCAATCGTAGCCAGGAGGCGATTCGTGCCTCCCGGGAAGAACTCAACGAATTCAGGAGGCAGTTACAGTCCAAGACCATCGAAATCGAGAGCCTGAAGGGAACCAACGAGTCCCTAGAAAGGCAACTCAACGAGATGGAAGAGAGGCACAACCAGGAGATTGGCCAGTACCAG GACAACATGGCCGAGTTGGACAATGACCTTAGAACCACCAAGAGTGAGATGGCTCGGCACCTGAGGGAGTACCAGGACCTGCTGAACGTCAAGATGGCGCTAGATATTGAAATTGCTGCATACAG GAAACTCCTGGAAGGCGAGGAGACCCGAATCAGCACAGGTATCACATACTCCAGCCCCAGCTTCAACATCGGCTCCTCCGGCATGCGCTCCTCCGAGGTGAGGTCTTATGGCATGCGCTCCTCCGAGATGAGGTCCTACGTGAAGACCTCCGACATGAGCTCCGAGGGAGATAACCTCCCCCTGCCCAGTGTTGGCGGCTACAACCAGGTCTCTCGCTCTAAGAAGGACCAGGGCAAGGACCAGGAGGATGGGCCGGGCAAGTCTGGCAAAGGCTCCAGCGAAGCAGACCAGAAGGAGTCCAGCGACACCAACTCCACCAACCAGAAAAACTAA
- the nt5c2b gene encoding cytosolic purine 5'-nucleotidase isoform X1, producing MTTSWSDRLQNYADLPANMDGLAMKKYRREAYHRVFVNRSLAMEKIKCFGFDMDYTLAVYKSPEYESLGFELTVERLVHIGYPQELLSFVYDPAFPTRGLVFDTMYGNLLKVDAYGNILVCVHGFNFLRGPEIRELYPNKFIQRDDTERFYILNTLFNLPETYLFACLVDFFSNCDRYASCETGFKDGDLFMSFKSMFQDIRDAVDWVHFKGTLKQKTVENLEKYVVRDAKLPLLLSRMNEVAKVFLATNSDYKYTHKIMTYLFDFPHGPKHGTPHRPWQSYFDLILVDARKPLFFGEGTVLRQVDTTTGRLKIGTYTGPLQHGIVYSGGSSDIVCDLLGAKGKDIVYIGDHIFGDILKSKKRQGWRTFLVIPELAQELHVWTDKSSLFEELQGLDIFLAELYKHLDSSSNERPDISAIQRRVKKVTHDMDMCYGMMGSLFRSGSRQTLFASQVMRYADLYAASFINLLYYPFSYLFRAAHVLMPHESTVEHAHVDTDTESPLATRNRHCNDCKDLECGFNKNRSQLTRSLSEVKPPNMFPPTPLEITHCHDEDDDEEEEEE from the exons ATGACCACCTCATGGAGCGATAGACTGCAGAACTATGCAGACCTGCCTGCCAACATGGATGGCCTGGCCATGAAGAAGTACCGCAGGGAGGCCTACCATAG AGTGTTCGTGAACCGAAGCCTGGCcatggagaagatcaagtgctTTGGCTTCGATATGGACTACACTCTAGCAG TGTACAAGTCTCCTGAATATGAGTCCCTGGGCTTTGAGCTAACTGTGGAGCGGCTTGTGCACATCGGATACCCCCAGGAGCTGCTTAGTTTCGTCTACGACCCGGCTTTCCCTACAAg GGGCCTGGTGTTTGACACCATGTACGGGAACCTGTTGAAAGTGGATGCATATGGCAACATCTTGGTGTGTGTCCATGGCTTTAATTTCCTGCGAGG ACCTGAAATTCGGGAGCTGTACCCGAACAAGTTCATCCAACGCGACGACACCGAGCGCTTCTATATCCTCAACACTCTGTTCAACCTGCCAG AGACCTACCTCTTTGCCTGCCTCGTGGACTTCTTCTCAAACTGTGACAGATATGCGAG CTGTGAGACGGGCTTTAAAGACGGCGACCTCTTCATGTCCTTCAAGAGCATGTTCCAGGACATCCGCGACGCCGTCGACTGGGTCCACTTCAAG GGCACCTTGAAGCAAAAGACAGTAGAGAACCTTGAGAAGTATGTAGTGCGAGAT GCAAAGTTGCCTCTCCTCCTGAGCAGAATGAACGAAGTAGCCAAGGTGTTCTTGGCCACCAACAGTGACTACAAATACACCCAC AAAATTATGACCTACCTGTTTGACTTCCCACACGGCCCAAAG CATGGCACTCCCCACCGGCCGTGGCAGTCCTACTTCGACCTGATTCTGGTGGATGCCAGGAAGCCTCTGTTCTTCGGTGAGGGAACGGTGCTCAGACAGGTCGACACA ACAACCGGGAGGCTGAAGATCGGGACATATACTGGACCCCTGCAGCATGGCATTGTGTATTCCGGAG GTTCTTCAGACATAGTGTGTGATCTGCTCGGCGCCAAGGGGAAGGACATTGTCTACATCGGCGACCACATCTTCGGGGACATCCTCAAGTCCAAGAAACGCCAAGGTTGGAGGACCTTCCTGGTCATTCCCGAGCTGGCTCAGGAGCTACACGTCTGGACCGACAAGAGCT CGTTATTCGAGGAACTGCAGGGCCTGGATATTTTCCTGGCCGAGCTCTATAA GCATCTGGACAGCAGTAGTAATGAGAGGCCAGACATCAGTGCTATCCAGAGGAGGGTCAAG AAAGTGACCCATGACATGGACATGTGCTATGGGATGATGGGCAGCCTGTTCCGCTCCGGCTCCAGACAGACTCTGTTTGCCTCCCAGGTGATGCGCTACGCCGACCTGTACGCTGCCTCCTTCATCAACCTCCTGTATTACCCATTCAGCTACCTGTTCAGGGCCGCGCACGTTCTG ATGCCCCACGAGTCGACGGTGGAGCACGCCCACGTGGACACGGACACGGAGTCGCCGCTGGCGACGCGCAACCGACACTGCAACGACTGCAAAGACCTGGAGTGTGGCTTCAACAAGAACCGTAGCCAGCTGACCCGGTCCCTCAGCGAGGTTAAACCGCCCAACATGTTCCCCCCGACACCCCTGGAGATCACCCACTGCCACGATGAAGACGacgacgaggaagaggaggaggagtag
- the nt5c2b gene encoding cytosolic purine 5'-nucleotidase isoform X2, producing MRGGDCFPVWLETTSNKGRLSHLKAKPKPKKTNVVKRGCYRVKAKLSVSPWPVHWLCVSLPSPLTSSCETGFKDGDLFMSFKSMFQDIRDAVDWVHFKGTLKQKTVENLEKYVVRDAKLPLLLSRMNEVAKVFLATNSDYKYTHKIMTYLFDFPHGPKHGTPHRPWQSYFDLILVDARKPLFFGEGTVLRQVDTTTGRLKIGTYTGPLQHGIVYSGGSSDIVCDLLGAKGKDIVYIGDHIFGDILKSKKRQGWRTFLVIPELAQELHVWTDKSSLFEELQGLDIFLAELYKHLDSSSNERPDISAIQRRVKKVTHDMDMCYGMMGSLFRSGSRQTLFASQVMRYADLYAASFINLLYYPFSYLFRAAHVLMPHESTVEHAHVDTDTESPLATRNRHCNDCKDLECGFNKNRSQLTRSLSEVKPPNMFPPTPLEITHCHDEDDDEEEEEE from the exons ATGCGAG GGGGAGATTGCTTTCCTGTTTGGCTGGAAACCACCTCAAACAAGGGAAGACTATCCCATTTAaaagcaaaaccaaaaccaaaaaaaacaaatgtagtaAAACGTGGCTGCTACCGTGTAAAAGCAAAGCTCTCTGTCTCGCCTTGGCCTGTCCACTGGCTCTGTGtgtccctcccctccccccttaCATCCAGCTGTGAGACGGGCTTTAAAGACGGCGACCTCTTCATGTCCTTCAAGAGCATGTTCCAGGACATCCGCGACGCCGTCGACTGGGTCCACTTCAAG GGCACCTTGAAGCAAAAGACAGTAGAGAACCTTGAGAAGTATGTAGTGCGAGAT GCAAAGTTGCCTCTCCTCCTGAGCAGAATGAACGAAGTAGCCAAGGTGTTCTTGGCCACCAACAGTGACTACAAATACACCCAC AAAATTATGACCTACCTGTTTGACTTCCCACACGGCCCAAAG CATGGCACTCCCCACCGGCCGTGGCAGTCCTACTTCGACCTGATTCTGGTGGATGCCAGGAAGCCTCTGTTCTTCGGTGAGGGAACGGTGCTCAGACAGGTCGACACA ACAACCGGGAGGCTGAAGATCGGGACATATACTGGACCCCTGCAGCATGGCATTGTGTATTCCGGAG GTTCTTCAGACATAGTGTGTGATCTGCTCGGCGCCAAGGGGAAGGACATTGTCTACATCGGCGACCACATCTTCGGGGACATCCTCAAGTCCAAGAAACGCCAAGGTTGGAGGACCTTCCTGGTCATTCCCGAGCTGGCTCAGGAGCTACACGTCTGGACCGACAAGAGCT CGTTATTCGAGGAACTGCAGGGCCTGGATATTTTCCTGGCCGAGCTCTATAA GCATCTGGACAGCAGTAGTAATGAGAGGCCAGACATCAGTGCTATCCAGAGGAGGGTCAAG AAAGTGACCCATGACATGGACATGTGCTATGGGATGATGGGCAGCCTGTTCCGCTCCGGCTCCAGACAGACTCTGTTTGCCTCCCAGGTGATGCGCTACGCCGACCTGTACGCTGCCTCCTTCATCAACCTCCTGTATTACCCATTCAGCTACCTGTTCAGGGCCGCGCACGTTCTG ATGCCCCACGAGTCGACGGTGGAGCACGCCCACGTGGACACGGACACGGAGTCGCCGCTGGCGACGCGCAACCGACACTGCAACGACTGCAAAGACCTGGAGTGTGGCTTCAACAAGAACCGTAGCCAGCTGACCCGGTCCCTCAGCGAGGTTAAACCGCCCAACATGTTCCCCCCGACACCCCTGGAGATCACCCACTGCCACGATGAAGACGacgacgaggaagaggaggaggagtag